The Vibrio sp. NTOU-M3 genomic sequence GCTGAAAAAGTGTTTCAAAGCTGCCATCTAAAACAGGTTGAGCAATCGCAGCTCTAAACTCGGTTTCCAACGTATTTTGATGTTCAATTTGCCTTGCTAGATCTTCACGAAATTCAGCCAACCTAACTCGATCAGCTAAAACGTCCATGATTGCCATTTCTGCTTTATTTAAACTATGCGCATGATCATCACCTTCTTTTTCTATGTAATAGCCTAAGGCCACATTGCTGAAGAATTGACGAGCATTAAAATGAAATGGCTCATTCAACATTGCATAAAACGCTTCCACATCAAAAGGGGTATTCGGTGGAATAAACACATTAAAGCTATCTGTTGAATGTTTACTGCATACGGCGCTTTCCATCTCACTCATCACACGAGAGAGGATCTCCATAAACACCAAATTAGCAACAGCGGTTCCCCATATTTCATTGATCCGTTGGTAGTTACAAATACGGACACAGCAAACGGTACCATGAACAGGCTCTTTACCAATTTGGGATAAAAAAGCTTCTCGGTATAACAGCCCCGTATGGGGGTCTTGGGTCGAAAGTTGACGATTAAGTCGACGCGTTGCCACTAACTCGCTTCGATCTTTGAGGTGAAGTAAGAATTTTCCTTTATAGCGAATAACAAATAGAGCGACCCACTGAATATTTTTGTCTGGGTAGCTGATCCCAACTTCCGTATTCAGCTCGAAATCCTGAGCACATGCATCTTCTAGGAACGTATTAAGAGAAAATGGCTCAAAAAACTCATTAACATACGTCAGCCCATTCTGTTTTAGGTTCTGCCCTTTCGCTACGCGAAACAGCTCCATGGCCTGAGGCGATAATTCAACCACATTCATCTGATGATCAACAATCAAATACGCAATGTGCATTGCTTCAATTTGATCACTTAAGTTCTTCATGTTTTACCCAAACCCTTTGTACCTGAAATGGCAAAATATCCAGTGAGCAGCTGAACTTAACGCCTCCCTTATCTATGGCTTCTTTTGGCATGCCATAAACGAGGCTGCTGTCTTCGTCTTGTGCAAATGTCACCGCACCCGCTTGATGCAACTCTAAGCACCCCTGCGCGCCGTCATCACCCATGCCAGTCAGCACCACTCCAATTGCGCTTTGCCCCGCACATTGAGCGGCTGAGCGAAACAACACATCCACCGACGGTTTATGCCTTGAAACCAGTGGCCCATCTTTTAATTCTAGGAAGTATTGACCATTTAAACAGTTCAGTACGGTATGTATTCCACCTGGAGCAATGTAAGCGTTACCTCTTTGCAGTTGTATATTGTTGTGTGCCTCACTAACCTTTAACGCTACAGATTGGTCTAACCGCTGTGCAAAAGCTGTCGTAAATTTTTCAGGCATATGCTGAACAATCACGATAGGAGGAGTGTTGCTATCAGTGTTTTTTAAAAAGCGTTCAACCGCTTCTGTTCCTCCAGTAGAGGCTCCAATAACGATGACCACTTCAGCGTTATGATTTGTAGGCGAATCTTGTTTTTGAATGACCACATCCGCACTTAATCTCTGACGAAAGCTTTGCTCCGAAAGAAATTTAAGTGCTTTTACCTTGGTTGCCGCGGCCTGCTTCAGGGCCCTTAAAATTTGCTTCACCTCCGCAGAATAAAGGAACTCATTGAGCTGACTCTGTGGCTTATTAATCACCTCTACAGCCCCAGAAGACAAAGCTTCAAGGCT encodes the following:
- a CDS encoding EAL domain-containing protein produces the protein MKNLSDQIEAMHIAYLIVDHQMNVVELSPQAMELFRVAKGQNLKQNGLTYVNEFFEPFSLNTFLEDACAQDFELNTEVGISYPDKNIQWVALFVIRYKGKFLLHLKDRSELVATRRLNRQLSTQDPHTGLLYREAFLSQIGKEPVHGTVCCVRICNYQRINEIWGTAVANLVFMEILSRVMSEMESAVCSKHSTDSFNVFIPPNTPFDVEAFYAMLNEPFHFNARQFFSNVALGYYIEKEGDDHAHSLNKAEMAIMDVLADRVRLAEFREDLARQIEHQNTLETEFRAAIAQPVLDGSFETLFQPIHDANNESVSGAECLIRWWLNGQLVSPVEFIPIAEKLGDIGILTLFNIQQLGRLVRELEEQGRDTSSLLFALNISVVEILDVDFVEKITSSIETNGLCTEQIKLELTESALIDNFNYVNQVLKKLQLRGFKVSIDDFGTGFSSLSYLCRLSFDEIKIDRAFVTNVVDDDRLQTVFNSIASLAANMNKPVVAEGVETLEQLVYARAKCVDSIQGFYFSKPLTAEQYMAYVSSRQ
- a CDS encoding chemotaxis response regulator protein-glutamate methylesterase — protein: MKNVGVFIVDDSAVIRQVLGEIIDKEAGLELLGVAPDPLIAIKKMEKYWPDVILLDIAMPKMDGIAFLKQIMSTKPTPVVICSAKTEDNPTLSLEALSSGAVEVINKPQSQLNEFLYSAEVKQILRALKQAAATKVKALKFLSEQSFRQRLSADVVIQKQDSPTNHNAEVVIVIGASTGGTEAVERFLKNTDSNTPPIVIVQHMPEKFTTAFAQRLDQSVALKVSEAHNNIQLQRGNAYIAPGGIHTVLNCLNGQYFLELKDGPLVSRHKPSVDVLFRSAAQCAGQSAIGVVLTGMGDDGAQGCLELHQAGAVTFAQDEDSSLVYGMPKEAIDKGGVKFSCSLDILPFQVQRVWVKHEELK